In Cloacibacterium caeni, a single window of DNA contains:
- a CDS encoding bifunctional 5,10-methylenetetrahydrofolate dehydrogenase/5,10-methenyltetrahydrofolate cyclohydrolase: MAQILDGLKVSKEIKAEIKADVEKIIASGKRAPHLAAILVGNNGASETYVASKIKDCKEVGFTSSLYRFSSTASEAEVLEKIAELNVDPEVDGFIVQLPLPKQMDQEKVIMAINSHKDVDGFHPENFGRMALEMSTFLPATPFGILTLLERYNIETKGKNCVIIGRSKIVGRPMSILMGRKDFPGNATVTVTHSYTPHIEEFTKNADIVITALGDPEFLKEDMIKDGVVIVDVGITRVEDANAPKGYRIVGDVDFASCEKKASWITPVPGGVGPMTRAMLLKNTILAYKHTIYKD, translated from the coding sequence ATGGCACAAATTCTCGACGGTCTAAAAGTTTCTAAAGAAATAAAGGCTGAAATTAAAGCAGACGTAGAAAAAATTATTGCAAGCGGCAAAAGAGCACCTCATCTCGCAGCAATTTTAGTAGGAAACAACGGCGCGAGCGAAACTTACGTTGCCAGCAAAATAAAAGATTGTAAAGAAGTAGGATTTACCTCATCACTTTACAGATTTTCGAGCACCGCTTCTGAAGCAGAAGTTTTAGAAAAAATTGCAGAACTCAATGTAGATCCAGAAGTTGACGGATTCATCGTTCAGTTGCCTTTACCAAAACAGATGGACCAAGAAAAAGTAATCATGGCGATTAATTCTCATAAAGATGTAGATGGTTTTCACCCTGAAAATTTTGGAAGAATGGCACTCGAAATGAGTACATTTTTACCAGCTACACCTTTTGGAATCCTTACATTATTAGAACGTTATAACATCGAAACCAAAGGTAAAAACTGTGTCATTATCGGTAGAAGTAAAATCGTAGGAAGACCGATGTCTATCTTAATGGGAAGAAAAGATTTTCCAGGAAATGCTACGGTTACGGTAACGCACTCTTACACTCCACACATTGAAGAATTTACCAAAAATGCAGACATTGTGATTACTGCATTAGGAGATCCAGAATTTTTAAAAGAAGATATGATTAAAGATGGTGTAGTGATTGTAGACGTAGGAATTACCCGAGTAGAAGATGCTAATGCACCAAAAGGTTATAGAATTGTAGGAGACGTAGATTTTGCTAGTTGTGAGAAAAAAGCAAGTTGGATTACTCCAGTTCCAGGAGGAGTGGGACCAATGACAAGAGCGATGTTATTAAAAAATACTATTTTAGCATACAAACACACGATTTATAAAGATTAA
- a CDS encoding exopolysaccharide biosynthesis polyprenyl glycosylphosphotransferase, with product MQKLRYSRYFKSAIIILDILIVAAVFVFFFLMRHEYVLEKARTEENVLSLLLLSLFWILLSGRTKLYSIPRNLTYTLYVERIVTHIFIFLLGIVLLARVSNNEFLKYERFWITFTLFIILFLVKSFIFFTLKYIRAQGGNYRNVMFIAENSSSEILKDIVTQRKDYGYRVYEFPNEEINITELQNFWREKEIHTVFIPTQNHLSKKLLEEINREAENDKIKISLIPSAIQNDFFQYDLGYIETQPILTPSKFPLHYYSNAIIKRSFDILFSLLVLIFIATWLFPILALLIKLDSKGSVFFKQKRYGFHDEIFECLKFRTMIENEESTTKTTSQNDSRITKIGKFLRKTSLDEMPQFINVLRGDMSVVGPRPHMLLIDEFYKAKIGRYSVRSLVKPGITGLAQVSGLRGDTGEMEVEMKKRIIADSFYVKNWSIILDAVIILKTILLVIKGDQKAI from the coding sequence ATGCAGAAATTAAGATACTCTAGATATTTTAAAAGCGCTATCATAATCCTCGATATTTTAATCGTGGCTGCTGTTTTTGTGTTCTTTTTTCTGATGAGACATGAATATGTTTTAGAAAAAGCAAGAACAGAAGAAAACGTTTTGTCACTTCTGCTATTAAGTCTTTTTTGGATTCTTTTAAGTGGAAGGACAAAATTGTATTCCATTCCTAGAAACCTTACGTATACACTTTATGTAGAGCGTATTGTCACTCATATTTTCATCTTTCTATTGGGAATTGTACTTTTAGCCAGAGTCAGCAATAATGAATTTTTGAAGTATGAAAGATTCTGGATTACGTTTACGCTTTTCATTATTTTATTTTTGGTTAAGTCATTCATTTTCTTTACCTTAAAGTACATTAGAGCACAAGGTGGAAACTACAGAAATGTAATGTTTATCGCAGAAAATTCATCTTCTGAAATTTTAAAAGATATTGTTACGCAACGTAAAGATTATGGTTATAGAGTTTATGAATTTCCCAATGAAGAAATTAATATTACAGAGCTTCAAAATTTTTGGAGGGAAAAAGAAATTCACACCGTTTTTATTCCTACTCAAAATCATTTAAGCAAAAAACTACTTGAAGAGATCAATAGAGAAGCAGAAAATGATAAGATAAAAATTTCATTAATTCCAAGTGCTATTCAAAACGATTTTTTCCAATATGATTTGGGATACATAGAAACTCAACCGATTTTAACGCCTTCGAAATTTCCTTTGCACTATTATAGTAATGCGATTATCAAGAGAAGTTTTGATATTTTATTCTCGCTTTTGGTTTTAATTTTTATTGCGACTTGGCTTTTCCCCATCCTTGCTTTATTGATCAAATTAGACAGTAAAGGAAGTGTATTCTTCAAACAAAAAAGATATGGATTTCATGATGAAATTTTTGAATGTCTCAAATTCAGAACCATGATTGAAAATGAAGAATCTACCACCAAGACTACCTCACAAAATGATAGTAGAATTACTAAAATTGGCAAATTTCTTAGAAAAACCAGTTTAGACGAAATGCCTCAATTCATTAATGTTTTAAGAGGAGATATGTCTGTAGTAGGACCTAGACCTCACATGTTATTAATTGATGAATTTTACAAGGCAAAAATTGGAAGATATTCGGTGAGAAGTTTAGTAAAACCTGGCATTACGGGACTTGCACAAGTAAGCGGTTTGCGTGGTGACACTGGCGAAATGGAAGTAGAAATGAAAAAAAGAATTATTGCGGATTCATTCTACGTGAAAAATTGGAGTATCATTTTAGATGCAGTTATAATTCTTAAAACCATTTTATTAGTAATAAAAGGAGACCAGAAAGCCATTTAG
- a CDS encoding MlaE family ABC transporter permease: MLKLLSAIGQYFLLLGKVIQKPQKRQVFFKLLMREINDLGVNSFGLTLFTSIFVGAVIAIQMYNNFRNSSIPIPAPFIGYATKVVLILEFAPTIISVILAGKVGSYITSSIGTMRVTEQIDALDIMGVNSANFLILPKILASVIFNPLLIAISMVFGIWGGHLAGIATGNWSKADYISGIQMYMPPFYIWYAFLKTAVFAFLIATIPAFFGYKVSGGSLEVGRASTQAVVWTIVAIIIANLVLTQMFLS; the protein is encoded by the coding sequence ATGTTAAAACTTTTAAGCGCAATAGGACAATACTTTTTACTATTAGGAAAAGTAATTCAAAAACCTCAAAAAAGGCAAGTTTTTTTTAAACTTCTCATGAGAGAAATCAATGACTTGGGAGTAAATTCTTTTGGACTCACTTTATTTACCTCAATATTTGTAGGAGCTGTAATCGCAATACAGATGTATAATAATTTTAGAAATTCTTCTATACCCATTCCCGCTCCTTTTATTGGTTATGCTACCAAAGTTGTCTTAATTCTAGAATTTGCCCCTACAATTATTTCTGTAATTCTAGCCGGTAAAGTAGGTTCTTATATTACTTCGAGTATTGGAACAATGAGAGTTACAGAGCAAATAGACGCTTTAGATATTATGGGAGTAAATTCTGCAAATTTCTTGATTTTACCAAAAATTTTAGCAAGTGTAATTTTCAATCCATTGCTAATTGCTATAAGTATGGTTTTTGGAATATGGGGAGGTCATCTTGCAGGTATTGCGACAGGAAACTGGTCTAAAGCAGACTATATTTCAGGAATTCAAATGTATATGCCACCATTTTATATTTGGTATGCATTTTTAAAAACAGCTGTATTTGCATTCCTTATTGCTACCATCCCTGCTTTTTTTGGCTATAAAGTAAGTGGAGGATCTTTAGAAGTAGGTAGGGCAAGTACACAAGCTGTAGTTTGGACTATAGTAGCCATCATCATTGCTAACTTAGTATTAACACAAATGTTCTTAAGCTAA
- a CDS encoding DUF4349 domain-containing protein has protein sequence MNTKFQKLVFATFILAGLFSCQKSESVDAEYESAAMTADSTSIQKDEVSYAASQQIPDKKFVKTAEVSMEVKDVYEATVHIENALKNLGGFVTKSELQSQVIEEETYNTSDQNAVLLRKFNSYNKMQVRVPSEKLGAFLTSVNDRKLFLNTRIILAEDVTNNAKIAELELKKINKTGEVISQIKNNEKKANLTEENEEKNNTQQIENLNLADNIKYSTVDIYIKEPKVRIAEIAITNTQFYDNKYQVNFFYEAKSSLLNGFYFVQKFFVFLLNFWPLFLGILIVIYFVKYNLTTIIFPKKISKSENVKK, from the coding sequence ATGAACACAAAATTTCAAAAACTGGTTTTCGCAACTTTTATTTTAGCGGGATTATTTTCTTGTCAAAAATCTGAAAGCGTAGATGCCGAATACGAAAGCGCTGCCATGACTGCAGATTCTACTTCTATTCAAAAAGATGAAGTTTCTTACGCTGCTTCTCAACAAATTCCAGACAAAAAATTTGTAAAAACTGCAGAAGTCAGCATGGAAGTAAAAGACGTTTACGAAGCCACAGTTCACATAGAAAATGCACTAAAAAATTTGGGCGGATTTGTTACCAAAAGTGAATTACAAAGTCAAGTTATCGAAGAAGAAACCTATAACACTTCTGACCAAAATGCGGTTTTACTCAGAAAATTCAATTCTTATAACAAAATGCAAGTAAGAGTTCCTTCGGAAAAATTAGGTGCGTTTCTCACTTCTGTAAATGACCGAAAACTTTTCTTGAATACCAGAATTATTTTGGCTGAAGATGTTACCAATAATGCTAAAATTGCAGAACTTGAATTGAAAAAAATCAATAAAACGGGCGAAGTTATTTCTCAAATTAAAAACAATGAAAAGAAAGCAAACCTCACCGAAGAAAACGAAGAGAAAAATAATACACAACAAATTGAAAATCTAAATCTTGCAGATAATATAAAGTACAGTACTGTAGATATTTACATTAAAGAACCAAAAGTAAGAATCGCCGAAATTGCCATTACCAACACCCAATTTTACGACAATAAATACCAAGTCAATTTCTTCTACGAAGCGAAATCTTCTCTACTTAACGGATTTTATTTCGTGCAAAAATTTTTCGTTTTCTTACTGAATTTTTGGCCTTTATTTTTAGGAATTCTAATTGTAATTTATTTTGTAAAGTATAACCTTACGACTATTATCTTCCCGAAAAAAATTTCAAAATCTGAGAATGTCAAAAAGTGA
- a CDS encoding M48 family metallopeptidase — protein sequence MKIKTIIATGAVSLALVACVTNPITGRKSVQIVGNDQLSAMGVQEYQTALSKAKVITNTTDATRVKNVGIRIKNAATNYYKSIGREADLQGYNWEFNLLEDKQLNAWCMPGGKVAFYTGIMPVCKDETGIAVVMGHEVSHALAGHGNERISQAMIAQYGGAIAGGVISNDKLQQIFQVAYPIGAQVALLKYGRSQELEADQMGLYIMAMAGYDPRQSLPFWERMEAQAANSQRPPEFLSTHPSPDTRRSDLNKHMTKALEYYKQAGGKM from the coding sequence ATGAAAATAAAAACTATTATCGCTACCGGAGCTGTTTCTTTAGCATTAGTTGCTTGTGTAACGAATCCAATTACAGGTAGAAAATCTGTACAAATTGTAGGAAATGACCAACTTTCTGCAATGGGAGTGCAAGAATATCAAACTGCGCTTTCTAAAGCTAAAGTTATCACTAATACTACTGATGCAACTCGAGTAAAAAATGTAGGAATTAGAATAAAAAATGCTGCAACTAATTATTATAAAAGCATTGGTAGAGAAGCAGATTTGCAAGGGTATAACTGGGAGTTTAATTTATTAGAAGACAAACAGTTAAACGCTTGGTGTATGCCTGGTGGAAAAGTAGCTTTCTACACAGGAATTATGCCCGTTTGTAAAGACGAAACAGGTATTGCTGTAGTAATGGGACACGAAGTTTCTCACGCTCTTGCAGGTCACGGAAATGAAAGAATTTCTCAAGCAATGATTGCACAATATGGTGGTGCAATTGCTGGTGGTGTGATTTCGAATGATAAATTACAACAAATTTTTCAAGTTGCATATCCAATTGGAGCGCAAGTTGCACTTCTTAAATATGGAAGAAGTCAAGAATTAGAAGCAGATCAAATGGGATTATATATCATGGCAATGGCTGGATATGACCCAAGACAATCACTACCTTTCTGGGAAAGAATGGAAGCTCAAGCTGCCAATTCACAAAGACCACCAGAATTTTTATCAACTCACCCAAGTCCAGATACTAGAAGATCAGACTTAAATAAACATATGACCAAAGCGCTTGAATATTACAAGCAAGCTGGTGGAAAAATGTAA
- a CDS encoding type II toxin-antitoxin system RelE/ParE family toxin, whose translation MAGEIIWSPKAKSELIEILEYWVNRNKSNIYSLKLNQLIQEQLIFILEFPKIGRKTDIKNVYVKIIRDYLLYYEIEKGNLHVLTIRHGKKNPKTLALK comes from the coding sequence ATGGCTGGAGAAATAATTTGGTCACCTAAAGCAAAATCTGAACTTATAGAAATTCTTGAATATTGGGTAAACAGAAATAAATCAAACATTTACAGTTTAAAACTCAATCAATTAATCCAAGAACAACTCATTTTTATTTTAGAATTCCCAAAAATTGGTAGAAAAACGGATATCAAAAACGTTTATGTTAAAATTATCAGAGATTATCTACTTTATTATGAAATAGAAAAAGGAAATCTTCATGTTTTGACAATAAGACACGGAAAAAAGAATCCTAAAACTTTAGCTTTGAAATAA
- a CDS encoding 7-carboxy-7-deazaguanine synthase QueE: MLPVMEHFYTLQGEGAHTGKAAYFIRLGGCDVGCHWCDVKESWDPELHPLMDTVEIAEIAASYCKTIVLTGGEPLMWNLEILTKRLKELGCQIHIETSGAYDMSGTLDWITLSPKKTGLPKEEIYKVANELKIIVFNNHDFTFAEEQAAKVSEDCKLYLQSEWSKRNEMYPKITDFILANPKWQASVQTHKYLNIP; this comes from the coding sequence ATGCTCCCAGTGATGGAGCATTTTTATACTTTACAAGGAGAAGGAGCTCACACAGGAAAAGCTGCATATTTCATCAGACTAGGCGGTTGCGACGTTGGTTGTCATTGGTGTGATGTGAAGGAAAGTTGGGACCCAGAATTACATCCTTTGATGGATACCGTAGAAATTGCAGAAATTGCAGCAAGTTATTGCAAAACCATTGTTCTAACAGGAGGAGAACCACTGATGTGGAATTTAGAAATTTTGACCAAAAGATTAAAAGAATTAGGCTGCCAAATTCACATCGAAACTTCTGGAGCTTATGATATGAGCGGAACACTGGACTGGATTACGCTTTCTCCAAAGAAAACAGGCTTACCAAAAGAAGAAATTTACAAAGTAGCTAATGAGTTGAAAATCATAGTATTTAACAACCATGATTTTACCTTCGCTGAAGAACAAGCTGCAAAAGTTTCAGAAGATTGTAAACTGTATCTACAAAGTGAATGGAGCAAAAGAAACGAAATGTATCCTAAGATTACCGATTTTATTTTGGCAAATCCTAAATGGCAAGCTTCTGTACAAACACATAAATATCTTAATATTCCATAA
- a CDS encoding ABC transporter ATP-binding protein: MIEVKDLRKSFDGVEVLKGITTTFETGKVNLVIGQSGSGKTVFLKSLLNVFEPTSGHILFDGRDIVGMSRQEKEAVRAEIGTVFQGSALFDSMTVQDNIMFPLDMFTNLTFTEKKKRVKEVIGRVHLENAEKKFPSEISGGMQKRVAIARAIVNNPRYLFCDEPNSGLDPFTANIIDDLIAEITEEYNTTTIINSHDMNSVMTIGEKIVYLRKGIKEWEGTKDILITSDNNYLIDFVYSSELFKELREYLIKINKTSIDNIITTIENETDQENI, encoded by the coding sequence ATGATAGAAGTAAAAGATTTAAGAAAAAGTTTTGATGGTGTAGAAGTTCTGAAAGGAATTACCACCACTTTCGAAACTGGAAAGGTAAACTTAGTGATAGGACAGTCTGGTTCAGGAAAAACGGTCTTTCTAAAAAGTTTACTGAATGTTTTTGAACCAACCAGCGGACATATTTTATTTGACGGAAGAGATATTGTAGGCATGTCTCGTCAAGAAAAAGAGGCAGTGAGAGCAGAAATAGGAACCGTATTTCAAGGAAGCGCATTGTTTGATTCCATGACGGTTCAAGACAATATTATGTTTCCTCTAGATATGTTTACCAACCTTACTTTTACTGAAAAGAAAAAACGAGTGAAAGAAGTAATTGGTAGAGTTCACTTAGAAAATGCAGAAAAAAAATTTCCATCTGAGATTTCAGGAGGAATGCAAAAAAGAGTAGCGATTGCGAGAGCAATTGTTAATAACCCAAGATATTTGTTTTGTGACGAGCCCAACTCTGGGCTAGACCCTTTTACCGCAAACATAATTGATGATTTAATTGCAGAAATCACCGAAGAATATAATACCACTACGATTATCAATTCTCACGATATGAATTCTGTAATGACAATTGGCGAGAAAATTGTATACTTGAGAAAAGGAATTAAAGAATGGGAAGGAACAAAAGATATTTTAATCACCTCAGACAATAATTACCTGATAGATTTCGTTTATTCTTCAGAATTATTTAAAGAATTAAGAGAATATCTTATCAAAATCAATAAAACAAGTATAGATAACATTATAACAACAATAGAAAATGAAACAGATCAAGAAAATATTTAG
- the pgi gene encoding glucose-6-phosphate isomerase, which produces MLPKINPENTQAWKSLNEHFAQNDFDLRTLFQENTDRFQQFSVKKENYLFDFSKNLIDQKAFDLLLQLAEETQLKAAINAMFSGEKINETEKRAVLHTALRDFSDKEILVDGENIKPGIKKVLDHMKAFSEKVISGAHKGFSGKEITDVVNIGIGGSDLGPVMVVSALKHFKTRLNVHFVSNVDGNHMAEVVKNLNPETTLFIVASKTFTTQETMTNANSAKSWFLKAGKEEDVAKHFVALSTNIQAVKAFGIAEENIFEFWDWVGGRYSLWSAIGLSIVLAVGYENFENLLKGAYETDVHFQTADFKENVPVLMGLLGIWYRNFFDASSYAILPYSQYLDRFAAYLQQGDMESNGKSVDRNGEYVTYQTGPIIWGEPGTNGQHAFYQLIHQGTELIPADFIAYVKSCNEVSDHQEKLLANFFAQTEALAFGKSEDEARAELVKEGKSEEEIEKLVKFKTFMGNTPTNSFFINELTPFSLGQLIALYEHKIFVQGVIWNVFSFDQFGVELGKVLAGKILPELTDNDKVNSHDSSTNGLINYFKENK; this is translated from the coding sequence ATGTTACCAAAAATAAATCCAGAAAACACACAAGCTTGGAAATCACTCAACGAACATTTTGCACAAAATGATTTTGACCTAAGAACACTTTTTCAAGAAAACACTGATCGTTTCCAACAGTTTTCAGTAAAAAAAGAAAATTATCTTTTTGATTTTTCTAAAAATTTAATTGACCAAAAAGCATTTGATTTATTGCTTCAATTGGCAGAAGAAACACAATTGAAAGCTGCCATTAACGCTATGTTTTCTGGTGAAAAAATAAATGAAACCGAAAAAAGAGCGGTACTTCACACTGCTTTAAGAGATTTTTCTGACAAAGAAATTCTTGTAGACGGCGAAAACATAAAACCAGGAATCAAAAAAGTTCTTGATCACATGAAAGCTTTCTCCGAAAAAGTAATTTCAGGAGCGCACAAAGGTTTCAGCGGAAAAGAAATTACTGATGTGGTAAACATCGGAATTGGAGGTTCAGATTTAGGACCTGTAATGGTAGTTTCGGCGCTTAAGCATTTTAAAACAAGATTAAATGTACATTTCGTTTCGAATGTAGACGGAAATCACATGGCAGAAGTAGTGAAAAACTTAAATCCTGAGACTACACTTTTCATCGTAGCTTCTAAAACGTTTACCACTCAAGAAACCATGACCAATGCAAATTCTGCAAAATCTTGGTTCTTAAAAGCTGGAAAAGAAGAAGATGTAGCGAAACACTTCGTAGCTTTATCTACTAATATTCAAGCAGTTAAAGCGTTCGGAATTGCAGAAGAAAATATTTTCGAGTTCTGGGATTGGGTTGGCGGAAGATATTCACTTTGGAGCGCTATTGGTTTAAGCATCGTTCTAGCAGTGGGTTATGAAAATTTTGAAAATTTATTGAAAGGAGCTTATGAAACCGATGTGCATTTCCAAACGGCAGATTTCAAAGAAAACGTTCCTGTTTTAATGGGGCTTTTGGGAATTTGGTACAGAAATTTCTTTGATGCAAGCTCTTATGCTATTTTACCTTACTCTCAATATCTAGATAGATTTGCAGCGTATCTTCAACAAGGAGATATGGAATCTAACGGAAAATCAGTAGACAGAAATGGTGAATATGTAACTTATCAAACGGGCCCAATTATTTGGGGAGAACCTGGAACAAATGGTCAACATGCTTTCTATCAATTGATTCACCAAGGAACAGAACTCATTCCTGCAGATTTTATCGCTTATGTAAAATCTTGCAACGAAGTTTCAGACCATCAAGAAAAATTATTAGCGAACTTTTTCGCTCAAACTGAGGCACTTGCATTCGGAAAAAGCGAAGACGAAGCAAGAGCAGAATTGGTAAAAGAAGGAAAATCTGAAGAAGAAATTGAAAAATTAGTAAAATTCAAAACCTTCATGGGAAACACCCCTACTAATTCATTCTTTATCAATGAACTAACTCCTTTTTCACTAGGACAACTCATCGCACTTTACGAACACAAAATCTTCGTACAGGGTGTGATTTGGAACGTGTTTAGTTTTGACCAATTTGGTGTAGAATTAGGAAAAGTGTTAGCAGGAAAAATTCTACCAGAACTTACTGATAATGATAAAGTAAACTCACATGATTCTTCTACAAATGGTTTAATAAACTATTTCAAAGAAAATAAGTAA
- a CDS encoding outer membrane beta-barrel protein — MKQIKKIFSTLFVTASLLSFSQVTFGAKANVIYQTGDPTWENIKNGTVDAYEDKGKNNVGYNAGISLKIDTPLGIFIQPELYYTTFSKDFTVEGTNTTITVKNNRADLPVLVGYNVLGKTLGIYAGPVASYNLSTDNQYNDFKENATKEFTLGYQFGAQVTISKLVVSARYEGAFSNDQRKFINTNTSSSIDEIRYDNRPSLLMFGVGLNF; from the coding sequence ATGAAACAGATCAAGAAAATATTTAGCACATTATTTGTAACGGCATCATTGCTGTCATTCTCGCAGGTAACTTTCGGAGCGAAAGCCAATGTTATTTACCAAACTGGTGATCCTACTTGGGAAAACATAAAAAATGGAACTGTAGATGCATACGAAGACAAAGGAAAGAATAACGTAGGCTATAACGCAGGTATTTCACTAAAAATTGATACCCCTCTTGGAATTTTTATTCAACCAGAATTGTATTACACTACTTTTAGTAAAGATTTTACAGTAGAAGGAACTAACACTACCATTACAGTTAAAAACAACAGAGCAGATTTGCCTGTTTTAGTAGGATATAATGTATTAGGAAAAACACTAGGTATTTATGCAGGACCTGTAGCATCTTACAACCTTTCTACAGATAATCAATATAATGATTTTAAAGAAAATGCTACGAAAGAATTTACTTTAGGCTATCAATTCGGGGCACAGGTTACTATTTCTAAATTGGTAGTTTCTGCAAGATACGAAGGTGCATTTAGCAATGACCAAAGAAAATTCATTAATACAAATACATCTTCTTCTATTGATGAAATTAGATATGACAACAGACCGAGTTTATTAATGTTCGGAGTTGGTTTAAATTTCTAA